The Pan paniscus chromosome 1, NHGRI_mPanPan1-v2.0_pri, whole genome shotgun sequence genome has a segment encoding these proteins:
- the C8B gene encoding complement component C8 beta chain isoform X2, whose product MDTSMTLAFTLSGRFFMLLSQYRYAYLLQPSQFHGEPCNFSDKEVEDCVTNRPCRSQVRCEGFVCAQTGRCVNRRLLCNGDNDCGDQSDEANCRRIYKKCQHEMDQYWGIGSLASGINLFTNSFEGPVLDHRYYAGGCSPHYILNTRFRKPYNVESYTPQTQGKYEFILKEYESYSDFERNVTEKMASKSGFSFGFKIPGIFELGISSQSDRGKHYIRRIKRFSHTKSVFLHARSDLEVAHYKLKPRSLMLHYEFLQRVKRLPLEYSYGEYRDLFRDFGTHYITEAVLGGIYEYTLVMNKEAMERGDYTLNNVHACAKNDFKIGGAIEEVYVSLGVSVGKCRGILNEIKDRNKRDTMVEDLVVLVRGGASEHITTLAYQELPTADLMQEWGDAVQYNPAIIKVKVEPLYELVTATDFAYSSTVKQNMKQALEEFQKEVSSCHCAPCQGNGVPVLKGSRCDCICPVGSQGLACEVSYRKNIPIDGKWNCWSNWSSCSGRRKTRQRQCNNPPPQNGGSPCSGPASETLDCS is encoded by the exons ATGGACACTTCTATGACTCTGGCCTTCACTCTCTCTGGGCGTTTCTTCATGCTGCTTTCTCAG TACAGGTATGCCTACTTGCTCCAGCCCTCTCAGTTCCATGGGGAACCGTGCAACTTCTCTGACAAGGAAGTCGAAGACTGTGTTACCAACAGACCATGCAGAAGTCAAGTGCGATGTGAAGGCTTTGTGTGTGCACAGACAG GAAGGTGTGTGAACCGCAGACTTCTTTGCAATGGGGACAATGACTGCGGAGACCAGTCAGATGAAGCAAACTGTAGAAGGATTTATAAAAAATGTCAGCATGAAATGGACCAATACTGGGGAATTGGCAGTCTGGCCAGTGG GATAAATTTGTTCACAAACAGTTTTGAGGGTCCAGTTCTTGATCACAGGTATTATGCAGGTGGATGCTCCCCGCATTACATCCTGAACACGAGGTTTAGGAAGCCCTACAATGTGGAAAGCTACACGCCACAG acccAAGGCAAATACGAATTTATATTGAAAGAGTATGAATCATACTCAGATTTTGAACGCAATGTCACAGAGAAAATGGCAAGCAAGTCTGGTTTcagttttggttttaaaatacCTGGAATATTTGAACTTGGCATCAGTAGTCAAAGTGATCGAGGCAAACACTATATTAGGAGAATCAAACGATTCTCTCATACT AAAAGCGTATTTCTGCATGCACGCTCTGACCTTGAAGTAGCACATTACAAGCTGAAACCCAGAAGCCTCATGCTCCATTACGAGTTCCTTCAGAGAGTTAAGCGGCTGCCCCTGGAGTACAGCTACGGGGAATACAGAGATCTCTTCCGTGATTTTGGGACCCACTACATCACAGAGGCTGTGCTTGGGGGCATTTATGAATACACCCTCGTTATGAACAAAGAGGCCATGGAGAGAGGAG ATTATACTCTTAACAACGTCCACGCCTGTgccaaaaatgattttaaaattggtGGTGCCATTGAAGAGGTCTACGTCAGTCTGGGTGTGTCCGTAGGCAAATGCAGAGGTATTCTGAATGAAATAAAAG ACAGAAACAAGAGGGACACCATGGTGGAGGACTTGGTGGTCCTGGTACGAGGAGGGGCAAGTGAGCACATCACCACCCTGGCATACCAGGAGCTGCCGACGGCGGACCTGATGCAGGAGTGGGGAGACGCTGTGCAGTACAACCCAGCCATCATCAAAGTTAAG gtGGAGCCTCTGTATGAACTAGTGACAGCCACAGATTTTGCCTATTCCAGCACAGTGAAGCAGAACATGAAGCAGGCACTGGAGGAGTTCCAGAAGGAAGTTAGTTCCTGCCACTGTGCTCCCTGCCAAGGAAATGGAGTCCCTGTCCTGAAAG GATCACGCTGTGACTGCATCTGTCCTGTTGGATCCCAAGGCCTAGCCTGTGAGGTCTCCTATCGGAAGA